In Fusarium oxysporum f. sp. lycopersici 4287 chromosome 6, whole genome shotgun sequence, a single window of DNA contains:
- a CDS encoding carboxylesterase 2, translating into MVWIPGGMFEFHATGAVAYYDGGRFARDGVVCVTISYRVGAQGFLYLDDGVPNLGLLDQIAALEWVQKNITLFGGDPGKVTIFGESAGGMSVATLLTVPRAKGLFHRAVVQSGNSPKLNSTATGKRIGQRLAEILCIEARWEAINATPSDRVLQAQAKLRDDLLAHPDPAFWGEVALSYLPWAPIIDGDILPEHPIDAIRAGAAGDIDLVVGSNTEETRLFLVSDGSIDRITEETLSVTAGSYGLPQEGLDAYRASHPGASAGELFSAIQTDWYWRIPAIRFADAHAKTARASTYMYEFAWRSPQMGGRLGASHALEIAFVFDTLGLGTKPLLGPTPPQELADAMHRAWVAFATTGDPGWPKYDARRRLTMHFDIDSRAVDDPLDKELKFWGSVH; encoded by the coding sequence ATGGTCTGGATTCCCGGTGGCATGTTTGAATTCCACGCCACTGGCGCTGTAGCCTACTATGATGGCGGCAGGTTCGCCCGCGACGGCGTCGTGTGCGTCACCATCAGTTACCGCGTGGGCGCCCAAGGCTTTCTCTATCTCGACGATGGCGTCCCCAACCTTGGCCTCCTCGACCAAATCGCCGCTCTCGAATGGGTGCAGAAGAACATAACCCTATTCGGCGGCGATCCCGGCAAGGTCACTATCTTTGGGGAGTCGGCTGGCGGCATGAGCGTCGCCACGCTGCTGACGGTCCCCAGGGCTAAGGGGCTGTTCCACCGGGCCGTAGTGCAAAGCGGGAACAGCCCGAAACTCAATTCAACCGCAACAGGGAAGCGGATCGGACAGCGGTTGGCAGAGATCCTATGCATCGAGGCTAGATGGGAGGCCATCAACGCGACGCCGTCTGATCGGGTCCTCCAGGCCCAGGCGAAGCTGCGGGACGACCTGCTCGCACACCCCGACCCGGCCTTCTGGGGCGAGGTGGCGCTCAGCTACCTCCCGTGGGCACCCATCATTGACGGGGATATCCTCCCAGAGCATCCTATCGATGCTATCCGTGCAGGCGCCGCAGGGGACATTGACCTGGTCGTTGGGTCCAACACCGAGGAGACACGCCTGTTCTTAGTTTCCGACGGCTCCATCGATCGCATCACCGAAGAGACCCTATCGGTGACAGCTGGCTCGTACGGCTTGCCGCAGGAGGGCCTCGACGCCTATCGTGCGTCGCATCCGGGAGCCAGTGCCGGTGAGCTGTTCTCGGCGATCCAGACCGACTGGTACTGGCGGATCCCCGCCATTCGCTTTGCCGACGCCCATGCGAAGACGGCTCGAGCCTCGACCTACATGTATGAATTCGCATGGCGCTCGCCGCAGATGGGCGGCCGCCTCGGCGCGTCACATGCTTTGGAGATCGCCTTCGTTTTCGACACGCTCGGCCTTGGAACGAAGCCCCTTCTTGGCCCAACTCCCCCGCAAGAGCTCGCCGACGCCATGCATCGGGCATGGGTGGCATTTGCCACGACAGGAGATCCCGGTTGGCCGAAATATGATGCTCGTCGCAGGTTAACCATGCATTTTGACATAGACTCGAGAGCAGTGGACGATCCTCTCGACAAGGAGCTCAAGTTTTGGGGCAGCGTGCACTAG